A stretch of the Phyllopteryx taeniolatus isolate TA_2022b chromosome 5, UOR_Ptae_1.2, whole genome shotgun sequence genome encodes the following:
- the mical3a gene encoding protein-methionine sulfoxide oxidase mical3a isoform X1: MGDGGVSATGAEGVNHSHILFDKFVQATTCKGTLKAFQELCDHLEVKPIEYRVFYHRLKSKLNYWKAKALWAKLDKRASQKEYKKGRACTNSKCLIIGAGPCGLRTAIELAFLGAKVVLLEKRDAFSRNNVLHLWPFTIQDLRGLGAKKFYGKFCAGAIDHISIRQLQLMLLKVALLLGIEIHVNVEFKGLIEPPEDQESERIGWRAEVHPRTHPVNELEFDVIIGADGRRNTLPGFRRKEFRGKLAIAITANFINRNTTAEAKVEEISGVAFIFNQKFFQDLREATGIDLENIVYYKDDTHYFVMTAKKQSLLEKGVILHDYADTELLLSRANVDQVALLSYAREAADFSTNHQLPTLDFAINHYGQPDVAMFDFTCMYASESAAMVRQRNGHKLLVALVGDSLLEPFWPMGTGIARGFLAAMDSGWMVKSWAQGKQPLEVLSERESIYRLLPQTTPENVSKNFSHYSVDPTTRYPNISLNFLKPSQVRHLIDTGESTEMRIEIENVINSSTPKLTRNDNCLLDKQLQESIARSSKLLNWCQRQTEGYRNVCVKDLTMSWKSGLALCALIHRYRPDLIDFDCLDERDQEKNNQLGFDVAEREFGISPCMTGKEMSSVVEPDKLSMVMYLSQFYEMFKDTVPPGDHQNLSPEEKVALMASTKSPISFLSKLGQSIAISRKRIPKDKKEKDVDSLGKRRKTSQSEEEEASKAGREDIQATVPGLLSEKKMDSASVGSNNKVKVMATQLLAKFEENAPAQGSGLKRQGDSMPNLDCILHLSPPKPFEPVHLAPVPAWRKRRTQQQEQLSIRYKEKIKCPTLPNKGEQARSVANEAVSSGSRSCPKKTILLLSSSSSTSSLSLHTEHLGVGLDEEELEYYEKPVNYGEWKPLHLNDPGPIHVPSIQERADRLSSKFKGKNDKPPKPMKKPSRFFLEQWHLSCGITEHPSSQLPSSESCRKKPTKSLCSATPMPLYVLSIQERAEQLASQLADKSTGPKHYVRMYTGGVSSLAEQIANQLQSQEDPKPLPEKRDLGSLRKEFPVNIGGSDVCFFCRKRVYVMERLSAEGKFFHRSCFKCEYCGTTLRLSSYAFDVEDGKFYCKPHYCYRLSGYAQRKRPAPSPSPAPTTSKENQEPPTVAVMVDAPGRAMAVAGPSADIRPSVSEANGLQEPSLAKRLRGTPERIELENYRLSLQREEELEEVPEETLAEHNLSSVLDKATDIDLGSSSSDSDMEEEDDELDDQEEAEAELEEEQQQLHSPSDLGGVPWKEAVLLHAQLRGDQCDVEDEALAERDEAAHEDDDDDDESSEEGDYCPWDRELQSGLWLEKYLTDEDDVCTFKAKNLQIQQVLQPLDPLACMEGTHEVSETDGSGQLASASQAIEFTQPSFSAPAHTSARHEAVQVWLESMSGEPCEDDDLEAEADSPDMEPGTEMDQDDIPSDAEAEARLHPSVHNGPIPLENKTSQSVGLTLNIGTSSTEPIQKEDDAVLSPALSAIEPERQLIETYFDSVVKSPDTRFFQEPVVSEEPKVDWTTPSPASKRPSPVFNPSPVASPAAASVKASFSTLNKSNSNVSSLINTAVGSPVKSQDVSPICSQPTPLPETCPPKSPVYPHQSICPLTGNPLSPICSQPLLCHEPSSPVASESPVRTQPIPNVTSTPIARTGGATPDYEDSSSDESLSKKTDIIEEFWLKSAEIRKSLGLSPLDRSSKILEKSLVKTPTQDSTSANTQAPDVLEDQKPAFTGRTVIRRLNITLEGQFITPIAPVEGKSNGPDTKEFSSSSGVGLNNSMATSQTAKSDSYITSDSIMLTPPSSPPPPVPINQSPAVLRQQKHLISWSNGTEKHPCELAKELPKTKTPVPTQRTRLSLVSAPKPVPRKVSPSTDLAETPVVIMREKKKPRSEELRKSFVETVEEIPFADDVEENFDERTPETSMNKFYSPPTSNTRLERPPFHLALAIENGKPIIPVNPASKMQKATQFSPEAKEIAQERIRAREKSIKSQALKEAMAKQLDKMKASNIEDGASPKVTWSVTPEVTGKSKNSAVSKTSAVKALESKKAETLPERLLSSNRSVDSSVASSDSSSTNKSKKRSSLFSPRKNKKEKKAKNDGTRLSGAEETPPKHKSLWKAVFSGYKKDKKKKDDKSCPSTPSSSSTTQDSGKKGASPVGKSADVKSRRNLSFSEDSDLSCDDILERSSQKSKADRHTDIFDLVSGMHKEEKLDKEMRRQLKERKGVKERPKEREREKAVDREKEKDNEESVYVPHALAFKRSYAAKKTYTEEELNAKLTRRVQKAARRQAKQEELKRLHRAQIIQRQLEQVEEKQRQLEERGVAVEKALRGEAGIYKGTYTLPKQHKRRSDYWGDSNYSEILDLHLGGMGKKDDPKLMQEWFKLVQEKNALVRYESELMIFARELELEDRQSRLQQELRERMAVEDHLKNEKELAQEKQILNEMLDVVEQRDDLVALLEEQRLREKEEDKDLEAVMLSKGFNLNWV, translated from the exons ATGGGAGATGGAGGTGTCAGTGCAACCGGAGCAGAAGGGGTCAACCATTCCCATATTCTGTTTGACAAATTTGTCCAGGCAACCACATGCAAAGGCACACTCAAGGCCTTCCAGGAGCTGTGTGACCACCTGGAAGTCAAGCCCATAGAGTACAGGGTCTTTTACCACAGGCTCAAATCTAAACTCAACTACTGGAAGGCTAAAGCACTTTGGGCCAAGTTAGACAAGAGGGCCAGCCAAAAGGAGTATAAGAAAGGCCGTGCCTGTACCAACTCAAAG TGTCTGATCATTGGGGCCGGACCATGTGGCTTACGAACAGCCATCGAGCTTGCCTTTCTGGGCGCCAAAGTAGTGCTGTTGGAGAAGAGGGATGCCTTCTCCAGGAACAACGTGCTGCACCTCTGGCCCTTCACTATTCAGGACCTCAGGGGCCTTGGGGCCAAGAAGTTCTACGGAAAGTTCTGTGCCGGTGCCATTGATCATATTA GTATTCGTCAACTTCAGCTCATGCTGCTCAAAGTGGCTCTCCTCCTGGGCATTGAAATCCATGTCAACGTAGAGTTCAAAGGGCTTATTGAACCTCCTGAGGACCAGGAGAGTGAAA GGATAGGCTGGAGGGCCGAGGTCCATCCCAGGACACACCCTGTCAATGAGTTAGAGTTTGACGTAATCATTGGAGCTGATGGCAGAAGAAACACGCTGCCAG GGTTTCGACGTAAGGAGTTTCGTGGCAAGCTTGCAATCGCTATCACGGCAAACTTCATCAACAGGAACACGACAGCGGAGGCTAAGGTTGAAGAAATCAGTGGAGTGGCGTTTATCTTTAATCAAAAGTTCTTTCAAGACCTCAGAGAAGCGACAg GTATTGACCTGGAAAACATTGTCTACTACAAGGATGACACGCACTACTTTGTGATGACTGCCAAAAAACAAAGCCTGTTGGAGAAAGGAGTTATTCTGCAT gacTATGCAGACACAGAGCTGCTGCTTTCCAGAGCAAATGTGGATCAGGTTGCCCTCTTGTCTTACGCCCGTGAGGCGGCAGATTTCTCAACCAACCACCAGCTGCCCACACTAGATTTTGCCATCAACCACTACGGCCAGCCTGATGTCGCCATGTTTGACTTCACGTGCATGTACGCATCAGAGAGCGCCGCCATGGTGCGCCAGCGCAATGGCCACAAACTGCTGGTGGCATTAGTGGGAGACAGCCTGTTGGAA CCCTTTTGGCCCATGGGTACTGGCATTGCCCGGGGTTTCCTGGCAGCTATGGACTCAGGCTGGATGGTGAAGAGCTGGGCTCAGGGAAAACAGCCGTTAGAAGTTCTGTCTGAGAG GGAGAGTATTTATCGTCTACTGCCCCAGACCACGCCAGAAAATGTCAGCAAGAACTTCAGTCACTACAGCGTGGATCCCACTACACGTTACCCCAATATTAGCCTTAACTTCCTTAAGCCCAGCCAG GTACGGCACCTCATAGATACAGGAGAGTCGACAGAGATGCGCATTGAAATAGAGAATGTGATCAACTCTTCAACGCCAAAGTTGACCAGGAATG ACAATTGCCTGCTTGACAAGCAGTTGCAAG AATCCATAGCTCGATCCAGTAAACTTCTCAATTGGTGCCAGAGACAAACAGAAGGATATCGAAATGTGTGCGTCAAAGACCTCACCATGTCTTGGAAGAGCGGTTTGGCCCTGTGTGCGCTCATCCACCGATACAGGCCAGATCTCAT TGACTTTGACTGTCTGGATGAACGAGACCAGGAAAAGAACAACCAGTTGGGTTTTGACGTGGCGGAGCGGGAATTTGGCATCTCACCCTGCATGACTGGAAAAGAGATGTCTTCTGTGGTAGAGCCCGACAAACTTTCAATGGTCATGTACCTCAGCCAGTTCTATGAGATGTTCAAGGACACAGTGCCACCTGGAG atcatcaaaaTTTGAGTCCAGAGGAGAAGGTTGCTCTTATGGCAAGCACCAAATCTCCCATCTCCTTCCTGAGCAAGCTTGGTCAGAGCATAGCAATCTCACGGAAACGTATTCCCAAG gacaaaaaagagaaagatgttGACAGTTTGGGGAAGAGGAGAAAAACCAGCCAGTCTGAAGAG GAGGAAGCATCCAAGGCTGGCCGTGAGGACATACAGGCCACTGTTCCTGGTCTCCTGTCAGAGAAGAAGATGGACTCTGCTTCTGTAGGGAGCAACAATAAAGTCAAGGTTATGGCTACCCAGCTGCTTGCCAAGTTTGAGGAAAACGCTCCCGCCCAGGGTTCAGGATTAAAAAGACAG GGGGACTCAATGCCCAATCTGGACTGTATTTTGCACCTATCCCCCCCCAAACCGTTTGAGCCAGTGCACCTGGCACCTGTACCAGCTTGGAGAAAG AGACGCACACAGCAGCAGGAGCAGCTGAGCATTCGCTACAAAGAAAAGATCAAGTGTCCGACGCTGCCCAACAAAGGGGAGCAG GCCAGAAGTGTTGCCAACGAAGCAGTCAGCTCGGGCTCTCGGAGCTGCCCAAAGAAAACCATTCTGCtcctttcttcctcctcctccacttctTCGCTCTCTCTCCACACTGAG CATTTGGGTGTCGGTCTGGATGAAGAGGAGCTTGAATACTACGAGAAACCTGTGAATTACGGG GAGTGGAAGCCTTTGCACCTGAATGATCCAGGACCTATCCATGTACCTAGTATACAGGAGAGGGCTGACCGCCTTAGCTCCAAGTTTAAGGGAAAAAATGACAAGCCACCAAAG CCTATGAAAAAGCCTTCCCGTTTCTTTTTAGAGCAGTGGCATTTGTCTTGTGGCATCACTGAGCATCCAAGCTCACAACTCCCCTCCTCTGAATCTTGTAGAAAG AAGCCAACAAAGTCGTTGTGTTCGGCTACCCCAATGCCCTTATATGTGCTTAGTATTCAGGAGAGGGCCGAGCAACTTGCCTCTCAGTTGGCGGACAAGTCAACTGGACCGAAG cactaTGTAAGGATGTACACAGGGGGAGTTAGCTCATTGGCTGAGCAGATAGCCAATCAGCTTCAATCGCAGGAAGACCCCAAACCATTACCTGAGAAAAGAGATTTG GGTTCCCTCAGAAAAGAATTCCCCGTCAATATTGGAGGCAgcgatgtttgttttttctgtcggAAACGAGTGTACGTGATGGAGAGACTGAGCGCAGAAGGCAAATTCTTCCATCGCAGCTGCTTCAAGTGCGAATATTGCGGCACAACACTTCGGCTGTCCTCCTACGCCTTCGACGTGGAGGACG GTAAATTTTACTGCAAGCCACACTACTGTTACCGTCTGTCTGGCTATGCTCAAAGAAAGAGACCTGCACCTTCACCTTCGCCAGCTCCAACCACATCTAAG GAGAACCAGGAACCTCCAACTGTTGCGGTGATGGTAGATGCCCCCGGAAGGGCGATGGCAGTGGCAGGCCCTTCAGCTGATATCCGGCCCTCAG TATCGGAAGCCAATGGCCTACAGGAGCCAAGCCTAGCTAAACGGCTTCGTGGAACACCCGAGCGAATTGAGCTGGAGAACTACCGACTGTCCCTGCAGAgggaggaggagctggaggaggtgcCAGAAGAGACGCTGGCAGAGCATAATCTCAGCAGTGTGCTGGATAAAGCCACAGATATCGACCTGGGCTCCAG TAGCTCAGACTCAGACATGGAGGAAGAAGACGATGAACTGGATGACCAGGAGGAGGCGGAAGCTGAGTtggaggaggagcagcagcaaCTTCACAGTCCCTCCGACCTTGGAGGTGTCCCATGGAAGGAGGCAGTACTGCTACACGCCCAACTTAGAGGTGACCAGTGTGACGTAGAGGATGAGGCGCTCGCTGAACGAGACGAGGCAGCtcatgaagatgatgatgatgatgatgagtcaAGTGAAG AGGGGGATTACTGCCCCTGGGACAGGGAGCTCCAGTCAGGCCTTTGGCTGGAGAAGTACCTCACAGATGAAGATGATGTTTGTACTTTTAAAG CCAAAAACTTACAAATTCAACAAGTCCTGCAGCCTTTGGATCCTCTTGCCTGTATGGAGGGAACACATGAAGTCTCTGAGACAGATGGGAGTGGCCAACTGGCCTCGGCCTCCCAGGCCATTGAGTTCACACAGCCCTCCTTTTCAG CCCCTGCCCACACATCTGCCCGGCACGAAGCAGTGCAAGTCTGGTTGGAGTCAATGTCTGGAG AACCTTGTGAGGATGATGATCTGGAAGCAGAAGCAGATAGTCCAGATATGGAGCCTGGAACAGAAATGGACCAAG ATGACATCCCCTCCGATGCTGAAGCTGAGGCACGTTTGCACCCATCCGTGCACAATGGCCCAATTccactggaaaacaaaacatctcaAAGTGTGGGATTGACTTTAAATATTG GAACATCCAGCACTGAACCCATACAGAAAGAAGATGATGCCGTCCTATCGCCAGCCTTATCTGCAATAGAACCTGAAAGACAG TTAATTGAGACATATTTTGACTCTGTGGTGAAGTCTCCAGATACCCGCTTTTTCCAAGAACCAGTGGTTTCTGAGGAACCAAAAGTTGATTGGACAACACCATCACCAGCTTCCAAGCGCCCTTCGCCTGTCTTCAACCCTTCCCCTGTTGCTTCTCCAGCTGCTGCCTCTGTGAAGGCTTCTTTCTCCACTCTCAACAAGTCCAATTCAAATGTCAGCTCGCTGATAAATACAGCTGTCGGATCCCCTGTAAAGTCGCAGGATGTCTCACCAATCTGTTCCCAGCCTACTCCGCTACCAGAGACATGCCCACCTAAGTCGCCGGTCTACCCTCACCAATCAATTTGCCCTCTCACAGGCAACCCACTCTCCCCAATATGTTCACAGCCTTTGCTCTGCCATGAACCTTCCTCACCTGTGGCCTCTGAATCGCCTGTCAGAACCCAGCCTATCCCAAATGTCACATCAACACCCATAGCCAGAACTGGCGGAGCCACACCAGATTATGAGGATTCCTCATCTGATGAATCTCTGTCAAAAAAGACCGATATTATTGAGGAATTTTGGTTAAAGAGTGCTGAGATACGAAAGAGTCTCGGTCTTTCCCCTTTAGACCGCAGTAGTAAAATCTTGGAGAAGAGTCTTGTTAAGACTCCAACACAAGACTCCACCTCTGCCAATACACAGGCTCCAGATGTGTTAGAGGACCAGAAGCCTGCCTTTACTGGACGCACCGTGATTCGTAGACTCAACATCACTCTTGAAGGTCAATTCATTACACCCATTGCTCCTGTGGAGGGTAAAAGTAATGGCCCTGACACCAAAGAATTTAGTAGCAGTTCAGGTGTGGGGCTGAACAATAGTATGGCAACAAGCCAAACGGCAAAGAGTGACAGCTATATCACCTCTGACTCCATCATGCTCACCCCACCTTCTAGCCCACCACCGCCTGTGCCTATTAATCAGTCCCCTGCGGTACTCAGGCAGCAAAAACACCTGATCTCTTGGAGCAACGGGACAGAAAAACATCCATGCGAGCTGGCCAAAGAACTACCAAAAACAAAGACTCCCGTTCCTACACAGAGAACCCGACTGAGTCTTGTATCTGCACCCAAACCTGTACCCAGGAAGGTGTCGCCATCAACAGATCTAGCAGAGACACCTGTAGTTATCATGAGGGAGAAGAAGAAGCCTCGGTCAGAGGAGCTGAGGAAGTCCTTTGTAGAGACAGTAGAAGAAATTCcatttgctgatgatgtggagGAAAACTTTGATGAGCGCACGCCTGAGACCAGCATGAATAAGTTTTACAGTCCTCCTACCAGCAACACCAGATTGGAGAGACCTCCCTTTCACCTGGCCTTAGCAATAGAAAACGGAAAACCCATTATACCTGTGAATCCAGCCTCCAAGATGCAGAAGGCCACTCAGTTTTCTCCAGAGGCCAAAGAGATAGCTCAGGAGAGGATAAGGGCAAGAGAAAAGTCCATTAAGAGCCAGGCTCTCAAAGAAGCAATGGCCAAGCAGCTAGACAAAATGAAAGCATCCAACATAGAAGACGGTGCCTCACCTAAAGTGACCTGGAGTGTCACCCCAGAGGTCACTGGGAAAAGTAAAAATTCTGCAGTATCAAAGACATCAGCTGTAAAAGCTCTTGAATCAAAAAAGGCAGAGACTCTACCTGAGCGtctcctcagcagcaacagGAGTGTGGACAGCTCCGTGGCATCCTCTGACAGCTCGTCCACAAATAAGAGCAAGAAACGAAGTTCACTTTTCTCACctcgcaaaaataaaaaagagaaaaaggcaaagaacGATGGTACCCGGCTATCAGGCGCAGAAGAGACGCCACCCAAACACAAGTCTTTGTGGAAGGCTGTCTTCTCAGGgtacaaaaaggacaaaaagaagaaagatgACAAATCATGTCCCAGCACACCATCATCCAGCTCTACCACACAGGACTCTGGGAAGAAGGGAGCATCCCCTGTTGGAAAGTCTGCAG ATGTTAAGTCACGCAGAAACTTGAGCTTTTCTGAAGATTCAGACCTGTCATGTGACGACATTCTGGAGAGATCGTCCCAGAAGTCAAAGGCAGAC CGACACACGGACATCTTTGACCTAGTATCAGGGATGCACAAGGAAGAGAAACTGGACAAGGAGATGAGGAGGcagttaaaagaaagaaaaggggtGAAAGAGAGGCCCAAAGAAAGAGAACGGGAAAAAGCGGTTGATCGTGAAAAGGAAAAAGACAATGAGGAG